The Solanum pennellii chromosome 7, SPENNV200 DNA segment CTATGTAGGATTAATATTGAATTGAGAGTTaaagattaaataaattgaagtaCGATAGAAGAAATTGGTAAGGTATtataagtaaaatgaaatagatgTAGGGTAAGTGATTTAAGATAAATAACTCCTCCAGATTTAAGTAAgagtttaaaaatttgaaatgtcgaaataaacttcaaataaaattatactaaGTTTGAAACTACCAAGATTCATACACTCCGATTCTTATAAAACTTAAATGTCAATAAATTTGAAATCGATTCTAAAGTAGCTAAAATTACATATGTGCATTCTTAAAAGGAAAATTATGCGGTTAAGTAAagttatactatttaattattattcatagCTATactttgctataattaccactcgtgACTAACATTCTATgttaattacgtgggctgactttgagtttgtataattaatcacgtttgtatatgtataattagtcagaatataatacatatgtataacatacgtttattttaatagatttacatatacaattcgtctctctcctccctctcccgaTCTCGCTTGCCATCTATATAAATGCATATGTatgatatacaattatctaaccgatataactatataattcacctctctcccactctctcccctctctcgctcgcctctctcctccctataacatgtagtACGAACTGTAATTGTCAAATTATATCTATAGAGAATAATTAGGCTATTTTAAAatggttatatgtgaaagtttctcaTTCTTAAATGGACTTGCCCTGGACAGAAAATCAGTAGTGGGCCGAAATCCAAGACTGGACCCTGGTAAAACGAATCCCGGCCCAATTCGAAACTAGGTTTTCTTCCCTTCCCTTAAACCCTAATTTGTATTCTTCTTATAACCATTTCCTTCATCACCGccgagagagaggagagagacgGCGGCGAAATGGGTCGTGTGATCAGAGCACAACGTAAGGGAGCAGGGTCCGTCTTCAAGTCCCATACTCACCACCGGAAAGGCCCCGCCCGGTTCCGTTCACTCGACTTCGGTGAGCGTAATGGTTACCTTAAGGGTGTTATAACTGAGGTTATTCATGACCCAGGTAGGGGTGCTCCATTAGCACGTATCACTTTCCGTCATCCATTCCGTTACAAGCACCAGAAGGAGCTTTTCGTTGCGGCGGAGGGTATGTACACTGGTCAATTCGTTTACTGTGGGAAGAAGGCTACGCTCATGGTTGGCAATGTGTTGCCACTTAGATCTATCCCTGAAGGAGCTGTCGTTTGCAATGTTGAGCACAAAGTTGGTGACCGTGGTGTTTTTGCAAGGTGCTCTGGTGATTATGCTATTGTTATCAGTCACAATCCCGATAATGGAACCACTAGGTATGCATAATCAGttctttttcatcctttttgttAAGCTTTTGGTTACTGTTGCTCtgtttttgtatcaatttgAACATAGAACTGGTCACCTTCTTAGTTTTAAGCTTTAGAATCTCTACTTATGCATATAATTGATTcttcttgaaaataaattctATTGTGTTGTATTGTATCATTACATTATTATAAAACAGTAAAGATAATGACTCAACCAGACATCATAATGCAACATATATGTGACAACTAGGATCCAAACTATTTGTAATGGTTCTTTTTCATTCTTCGGTGACTGTTGTTCCGGCTTGCTTTTATTGGAACCTGAAAGTGTGCTTTATATTGTTATCGTTAACTTAGAATTGTTATACAACGGATGTAGGATCATGGAAGGTCATCCAAAATTATCTAGAGGTCTTTATAGTGCTGCAATCCGATTATGTGTCAATGTATATGGTgtgtataatatttttctctgtGATGATGGAGCTGGTAGTTTAGGAAGGTGCGAGTTTTGATTAAATTTGTTAGATCAAGCACCTATGTAGGGTAGAAGCTTGGCACTGACTTACGTATGTCTAGTCTTGCATTTTCTTTTCTATAAGTATATCATCTGCGCTTACTAGAGACACTGAATTTCAGTTTGTGCCCACACACTGTTGAAGGAAGATTGTATCGCCTCATCCACTTAAGAATGAAACTTGCTGTTTGGAAGGGAATTTTCTGCAAGTTGTGTCCTTTAGGGTGAACCAGCTTCTGATAGTGTTGATGcttaaatattatattgtgGTTGGGTCATTAGCAATATCATGAACCTGATATATCTTT contains these protein-coding regions:
- the LOC107026236 gene encoding 60S ribosomal protein L8-like — its product is MGRVIRAQRKGAGSVFKSHTHHRKGPARFRSLDFGERNGYLKGVITEVIHDPGRGAPLARITFRHPFRYKHQKELFVAAEGMYTGQFVYCGKKATLMVGNVLPLRSIPEGAVVCNVEHKVGDRGVFARCSGDYAIVISHNPDNGTTRIKLPSGSKKIVPSGCRAMIGQVAGGGRTEKPMLKAGNAYHKYRVKRNCWPKVRGVAMNPVEHPHGGGNHQHIGHASTVRRDAPPGQKVGLIAARRTGRLRGQAAATAAKADKA